A window of Flammeovirga agarivorans genomic DNA:
CCATTCTTGTATCTTCCTTCAATACCAATGGCTCCACCTGATTTTGCTGATGTATTATTATTAAATGTCGTTTTCTTTACTGTTACAGTGGCTCCTTCTGCTAAGCTTAAACCTGGTGCGATAAAAAGACCACCGCCAAATCTTTCGGTGGTAGCTTGTGTTGTATTGTTTTCAATTGTCGTATTTACAATCTCTACATCACTACCAACAGCTGAGATACCGCCACCATGACCTGTTGATGTTGTGTTACCACTTATCGTCATATCAGCAAAAGAAACTAGACCTGTAACGTCTAAAATATTTACTCCACCACCGTTTCCAGCTGCGTCTCCACCTGTTACAGTGAAATGATTAAAATTAACGTCTATATCACCGCCTGAAACTTGGATCACTGAGCCATTATTAATCACCTGATTGGCTAAACCTTCTAGAATATCTTCTGAAGCATCATCGCCTTGGATTGTCAACGATTTTGTGATTGCAATTTGTTCTTTATGCGTACCATTGATGGTAATTACATCTTCCGCAGATGCATCATCAATCGCTTCTTGAAGCGTATAATATTGTGTTGAT
This region includes:
- a CDS encoding right-handed parallel beta-helix repeat-containing protein — translated: LGKVNALPIENITNSKDLTNDVYDLQLSSELVDLAGAVKVLTIGDRSAALDFAAGSTISEDALGLPRKETPDAGAYEGEKKAFDPVNTVFNTTTSTQYYTLQEAIDDASAEDVITINGTHKEQIAITKSLTIQGDDASEDILEGLANQVINNGSVIQVSGGDIDVNFNHFTVTGGDAAGNGGGVNILDVTGLVSFADMTISGNTTSTGHGGGISAVGSDVEIVNTTIENNTTQATTERFGGGLFIAPGLSLAEGATVTVKKTTFNNNTSAKSGGAIGIEGRYKNGNPVALVLENVTVFGNTAGNGGAIFTKAADLATDNTQSNISLVVDHST